One window of Ignavibacteriales bacterium genomic DNA carries:
- a CDS encoding response regulator transcription factor: MKIMIVDDNAGIRQMIKDSFSGLFKQFYECSNGKQAVNDYNKYKPDWVLMDIKMKEMNGISATNEIVKSYPEAKIIITTNFNDDSLRIAAREAGALAYVLKENLSSIQEIILGY; encoded by the coding sequence ATGAAAATAATGATAGTTGATGACAATGCTGGAATCCGGCAGATGATTAAAGATTCCTTTTCCGGATTGTTTAAACAATTTTATGAATGCAGCAATGGTAAGCAGGCTGTTAATGATTACAACAAATACAAACCGGATTGGGTACTAATGGATATTAAGATGAAAGAGATGAATGGAATTTCTGCAACGAATGAAATCGTGAAATCATATCCCGAAGCAAAAATAATTATTACAACAAATTTCAATGATGATTCGCTTAGAATTGCAGCAAGAGAAGCCGGAGCATTAGCTTATGTACTCAAGGAAAATTTAAGCTCAATTCAGGAAATAATTTTGGGTTACTAA
- a CDS encoding triple tyrosine motif-containing protein, whose protein sequence is MISMINNSTIFLIFLYLSVNCFSQNFSNKFVHISLEAGLSQANVRCILQDKHGFLWLGTQDGLNRYDGYEFTVFKHNPSDSNSILGNLVTCLLEDRDGFLWIGTLGGLNKYDPINNRFTCFVPKPNNKNSLQGESVLSLYEDTDGTIWVGTYLGGVSKFDKRNNNFITYLHNKNVNSLSHNSVISICGDESGNLWMGTFGGGLNRYHKATEKFYNYKHNPNDNNSISSDIITSICFGSPDKLFIGTADGFNILNLKTNKIEIFRNNPQNNASLSGNDIQTVYKDKIGGIWIGTVEEGMNYFNEEEKKFVRFQKNENNLNSLSENNITSILLDRNGILWAGTNTSGLNKLLITTKKFDNFSSNPNSEFPLSNSSVRSIFEDRNENLWIGTDDGLNKFDPITKKLTKFFHNPLNKNSLSNSKVWAITEDRAGNFWIGTQQGLNKYHISQNKFVRFVNSYSDKNSIPFNLIRCVFNDGDSVLWLGTYGGGLIKFDQLRNKYKSYTNDPNDLTSIRDNIVLRIFEDSKSNIWLCTSLGLNLLNRTTGKFTRYFQTEQNQKLPAIKAIFAISEDKNNILWLGTLDAGLVKFDPVKNTVHYYSEKDGLQNDVIYGILIDRKENIWLSTNKGITKFNTKEEKFKNYDLKDGLASDEFNTGAFLINKKGKLFFGGINGLTSFYPDSLLENTFQPNIVVSKFRIFNKEINLKKFLLDGEQVALSYSDNYFSFEFTALDFTDPAKNQYAYKLEGADSGWIYSGTRRYAAYTNLEPGEYIFKVKASNSDGVWNNKGIAIKIFISPPYWKTWWFQSLSVLLFVSIVLVFIKTRFNQLKNEKEIQQQFSKQLIDSQEMERKRIAGELHDGIGQNLLIMNNRAKLGLKSKTDEDIKKQLENISDLALESIEDVRKIAYNLHPYNLDEFGLTNTIQSMLNKSSESSNIKFSVYTDNIDGLFPADVEINIFRIIQEGINNIIKHSDAEQGIVSINREKDKVVIIIRDDGRGIPAGSEKKQMGFGLKGITERINFIHGRLHILSAPNDGTTLKIELPIIEGIIAKKS, encoded by the coding sequence ATGATTTCCATGATAAACAACTCAACAATATTTTTAATTTTCCTTTATCTCTCAGTTAATTGTTTCTCTCAAAACTTTTCTAATAAGTTCGTGCACATTTCTCTTGAGGCTGGTTTATCGCAAGCAAATGTGCGATGTATTCTGCAAGATAAACATGGTTTTCTATGGCTCGGTACACAAGATGGCCTGAATCGTTATGATGGTTATGAGTTTACAGTGTTCAAACACAATCCTTCGGATTCAAATTCTATTCTTGGAAACTTAGTAACCTGCCTGCTGGAAGATAGAGATGGCTTTTTGTGGATCGGTACTCTTGGTGGTTTAAATAAATATGATCCAATTAATAACAGGTTTACTTGTTTTGTTCCCAAACCGAATAATAAAAACTCTTTGCAAGGGGAATCTGTTTTATCTTTGTATGAGGATACAGACGGAACAATTTGGGTAGGAACATACCTGGGTGGCGTAAGCAAGTTTGATAAAAGGAATAATAATTTTATCACATATTTACACAATAAAAATGTTAACAGTCTTAGTCATAATAGTGTAATATCCATTTGTGGTGATGAAAGCGGAAATTTGTGGATGGGTACATTTGGTGGAGGATTAAACAGATACCATAAAGCAACCGAGAAGTTTTACAATTATAAACACAATCCAAATGATAACAACAGCATCAGCTCTGATATTATAACTTCTATTTGTTTTGGTTCACCCGATAAATTATTTATTGGAACAGCGGACGGTTTTAATATTTTAAATCTTAAAACCAATAAAATTGAAATATTCCGCAATAATCCCCAAAATAATGCAAGCTTAAGTGGAAATGATATCCAAACTGTTTACAAGGACAAAATTGGTGGTATATGGATTGGAACAGTTGAGGAAGGAATGAATTACTTTAATGAAGAAGAGAAAAAATTTGTTCGGTTTCAGAAGAATGAAAATAATTTAAATAGCTTAAGCGAAAATAATATCACTTCAATTTTGCTTGATAGAAACGGAATCTTATGGGCTGGCACTAATACAAGCGGCTTGAACAAATTGCTTATCACGACTAAAAAGTTTGATAACTTTTCGTCTAATCCGAATTCGGAATTTCCATTAAGTAATAGTAGCGTGCGTTCCATCTTTGAAGATAGAAATGAAAACCTGTGGATTGGTACAGATGATGGACTTAATAAATTTGATCCGATTACAAAAAAGCTGACAAAATTTTTTCATAATCCGCTTAACAAGAATTCATTAAGCAATAGTAAAGTTTGGGCAATAACGGAAGACAGAGCTGGTAATTTTTGGATTGGAACTCAACAAGGATTAAATAAATATCATATCAGTCAGAACAAATTTGTTCGCTTTGTAAACAGCTATTCCGATAAAAATAGTATTCCATTCAATTTGATAAGATGTGTATTTAATGATGGTGACAGCGTTTTATGGCTTGGTACTTACGGTGGAGGGTTAATTAAATTTGATCAATTAAGGAATAAATATAAAAGCTACACGAATGATCCGAATGATTTAACCAGCATTCGAGATAATATTGTCCTTCGAATTTTTGAAGATAGTAAAAGCAACATTTGGTTGTGTACTTCACTCGGGTTAAATCTTTTAAACCGGACTACCGGTAAATTCACAAGATATTTTCAAACAGAACAAAACCAAAAGTTACCGGCTATTAAAGCCATTTTTGCAATATCTGAAGATAAAAATAACATCCTTTGGCTGGGGACTTTAGATGCGGGATTGGTAAAATTCGATCCGGTTAAAAATACAGTCCATTATTATTCTGAAAAAGATGGATTGCAAAACGATGTTATTTATGGGATACTAATTGATAGGAAAGAAAACATATGGTTATCTACAAATAAAGGAATTACCAAATTCAATACAAAAGAAGAAAAATTTAAAAATTATGATTTGAAAGACGGTTTGGCATCAGACGAGTTTAACACCGGAGCATTTTTAATAAATAAAAAAGGGAAGCTTTTTTTTGGCGGCATAAATGGTTTAACAAGTTTTTATCCGGACAGTCTTTTGGAAAATACCTTCCAGCCAAATATTGTTGTTTCAAAGTTTAGAATTTTTAACAAGGAAATAAATTTGAAAAAATTCCTGCTTGATGGTGAGCAGGTTGCTCTTTCTTATTCAGACAATTATTTTTCCTTTGAGTTTACTGCACTCGATTTTACAGATCCTGCCAAAAATCAATATGCTTATAAACTGGAGGGTGCGGATTCCGGATGGATTTATTCTGGCACACGGCGTTATGCTGCTTACACAAATTTGGAACCAGGCGAATATATTTTTAAAGTTAAAGCATCAAACAGCGATGGAGTATGGAACAATAAGGGAATTGCAATCAAGATTTTTATATCGCCGCCTTATTGGAAAACCTGGTGGTTTCAGAGTCTTTCCGTTTTGCTGTTTGTAAGTATTGTGTTGGTTTTTATTAAGACAAGATTCAATCAATTAAAAAATGAAAAGGAAATTCAGCAGCAGTTTTCCAAGCAGCTTATTGATTCTCAGGAAATGGAAAGGAAAAGAATTGCCGGTGAATTGCATGATGGAATAGGACAAAATCTTTTAATTATGAATAATCGCGCTAAATTGGGATTGAAAAGTAAAACAGATGAAGACATAAAAAAGCAGCTTGAAAATATTTCGGACTTAGCTTTAGAATCAATAGAAGATGTAAGAAAAATAGCCTATAATCTTCATCCATACAATCTGGACGAATTTGGATTAACAAATACCATTCAATCTATGCTCAATAAATCGTCTGAATCGAGCAATATTAAATTCTCGGTATACACTGATAATATTGATGGATTGTTTCCTGCTGATGTGGAAATAAATATTTTTAGGATAATTCAGGAAGGTATAAATAATATCATTAAACATTCAGATGCTGAACAAGGAATTGTTTCAATTAACAGGGAAAAGGATAAAGTAGTAATTATAATCCGTGATGATGGCAGGGGCATACCGGCTGGTAGTGAGAAGAAACAAATGGGCTTTGGATTAAAAGGAATTACAGAAAGAATAAATTTCATTCATGGTCGTTTACATATTTTATCTGCACCAAACGATGGAACAACTTTAAAAATTGAACTACCAATTATTGAGGGCATAATTGCAAAAAAAAGTTAG
- a CDS encoding peptidoglycan-binding protein, producing MTTLKEGMNGTEVKNLQQKLNELGFNPGAIDGDFGSGTEAALINFQKSKGLLADGIAGQNTLDALGLDIKVEVPDSTSNVTVAIVCKMFPSAPIDNIKKYLPYILNALADEGLNDKRFILMALATIRAETEGFVPISEYISRYNTSPGGKPYDLYDNRKDIGNQGAPDGASFKGRGFIQLTGRANYQKYGNAIGLGNKLIENPDLANDPEIAAKLLTKFLKDKEMKIKEALLDDDLKSARRLVNGGSHGLDRFTNAFETGNTLIA from the coding sequence ATGACAACTCTTAAAGAAGGAATGAATGGTACTGAAGTAAAGAATCTTCAGCAAAAATTGAATGAACTGGGATTTAATCCTGGAGCTATTGATGGCGATTTCGGATCGGGAACTGAAGCCGCACTAATAAATTTTCAAAAGAGCAAGGGATTGCTTGCCGATGGGATTGCCGGACAAAATACTTTAGATGCATTGGGTTTGGATATTAAAGTTGAAGTTCCAGATTCAACTTCCAATGTTACCGTTGCGATTGTATGTAAAATGTTTCCATCTGCTCCAATTGATAACATAAAAAAATATCTGCCATATATTCTTAATGCTTTGGCTGATGAAGGATTGAATGATAAAAGATTTATTTTAATGGCGCTTGCAACTATCCGTGCAGAAACAGAAGGTTTTGTCCCGATAAGTGAATACATTTCACGTTACAATACTTCGCCGGGTGGAAAGCCTTACGATCTTTATGATAACAGAAAAGATATTGGCAACCAGGGTGCGCCTGATGGAGCCAGTTTTAAAGGAAGAGGATTCATTCAGTTAACTGGCAGAGCCAATTATCAAAAGTATGGTAATGCAATTGGATTGGGAAATAAGTTGATTGAAAATCCAGACCTTGCCAATGACCCGGAAATTGCAGCCAAGCTGCTAACTAAATTTCTTAAGGATAAAGAAATGAAAATTAAAGAAGCGCTCCTGGATGATGATCTGAAGTCTGCCCGGCGGTTGGTAAATGGTGGAAGCCATGGGCTGGATCGTTTTACAAATGCGTTTGAAACCGGTAATACATTAATAGCCTGA
- a CDS encoding response regulator transcription factor has product MQKKVSIVIADDHPIFRKGLSEIISSEESFIISAETGDGKTAVKLIEKLKPDVAILDIRMPGLTGFEVVNTLRGKEIGVKIIFLTMHKEEEVFFHAMDIGVSGYVLKESATDDIIECIKGVINGKHYISPQISDLLLNREKLSKDKIEKTGLNKLSPSERLVLKLISEKKTSKEIADVLFISKRTVENHRMNICNKLELHGINSLIKFAIENKQLF; this is encoded by the coding sequence TTGCAAAAAAAAGTTAGCATAGTTATCGCCGATGACCATCCAATTTTCAGAAAAGGTCTGTCAGAAATTATTTCTTCAGAGGAATCATTTATTATTTCTGCTGAGACCGGTGATGGAAAAACCGCTGTTAAATTAATAGAAAAGCTTAAACCGGATGTTGCAATACTTGATATCCGAATGCCAGGATTGACCGGGTTTGAAGTTGTAAATACGCTCCGCGGAAAAGAAATTGGAGTAAAGATTATTTTCCTTACTATGCACAAAGAAGAGGAAGTATTTTTTCATGCAATGGATATTGGAGTTAGTGGATATGTGTTAAAAGAAAGTGCCACCGATGATATTATTGAATGCATTAAAGGGGTGATAAATGGCAAGCATTATATAAGTCCGCAAATTTCTGATTTGCTCTTAAACCGAGAAAAACTTAGCAAAGATAAAATTGAGAAAACAGGATTAAATAAACTATCTCCTTCAGAACGACTGGTTTTAAAATTAATTTCTGAAAAGAAAACCAGTAAGGAAATAGCAGATGTTTTATTTATAAGCAAAAGAACTGTGGAAAATCACAGGATGAATATCTGTAATAAACTTGAACTGCACGGGATCAATTCATTAATAAAGTTTGCCATAGAAAACAAGCAGCTTTTCTAA